The DNA sequence GTGGAATAGAATAGCAGCAGCCAGCTTAAGAGAGAGTAATAGTCATTCTTCAACATTAAAGAATGGCTATTCctcttttttaaaacttctctctctctctctctctctctctctctctctctctctcaattttaatttgaaatttaaaaataaaagaatgacaATTATTGTTACCctaataaatattttgggcAGCAATAAATAATGTAGGAATTTACCTTTATGCGTTTATCTTTCTTACCTTAGATCTTTAAGTTTGTATCCGAACGTGAGAGGATATTAATCattaaattcatcaatttttttgtttttgggtttttggtGTTCTAACAAAACGGATGAGTTATTTCGATCCAAACCCAATTTTGCATCGATGATATGTTCAAACCTAATGCACAAAATGTCGATTATAGTCATGTTAGTTAAGGATCAAGCTTTTTATTAGGATCTTAGACTTAAggggagatatatatatatatatgtgtgtgtgtgtatgtatgtattgagttttatagtatttattattattcaaaaaactcacataaacagtaataaatgtATGCTTCTATCTTTTTCACTTTAAGGTCGTGAAGTTGAATTTGATGTGATCTTTTTCCATTTGCTGATTTATTACAAACTATCTTTATTAAAGAAAGGAGAATACTAAATTATCCTAATGAGAACAGGATCACAAATTTCATACCATGAAAATCCCCGTAATTCTCGGCCTAGGAAATGAGTTATTGGGGGATCTGATCTGGTTTAGATGACAGCTAATATACAGactaatttgtttatttattgaaaaatgatatttgcagttgtaGAATATAGTGTGCAAGCGTcacaatctatttaaaaaaaatgagtaaatttataaaaaaattaactttttaatgatgaattttactatatttttaaaaaattatacagtaCTTACCCACTACAcaattgtatctaatattatttatatatatattttccttgtataatacttttaaaaaaacaattaaataatagagtaaaatagaaCATAAAAGTTACGGACAGCTTCAGAGGGAGGAGGTTACGAACAGACAATCAACAACATCGAAAACGAAGCAAGGCCTGCTGCCTAGAAAGATAACAAAGCAAAATGAACgatcaaaacaaaaagagatTTGCTACTCGTAAGGCCTCACACCACAGAGATAAGCCCATACACCAAACCGAAAAGACAAAGCATTTAATTAAGAACACGCTATTTGGAATTATTTAGTGGAATGGAAGGAATAATATATGAGTTGGACGTATGTTCTCATCGAGCCATTGCCATAAGAGCTCCGCACAGTATCTGACGAAGTTCTTTATTCCATCTCGCTAAAATCCCAGAATCCACAATCGAGAGAGAAGGAATTATAAGATAAATCATTTCTGGGTTTGACATCTACGTCCACAAACTCAAATGGGTCGCAGACAGACTGATTCAGAACTCGGCCGTTGTGCACCTCTGCTTCTTTTCTTGATGGGGACAATCTCCTGTTGCATGGTTTATGTTTGTCTGTCCCTTGTCTTTAACAAGCCCAATACCGTTTCcactatttcttcttcttcttattcttcttcagAGGTGTTTGAAAACGAAGGTCAAGATGGAGGAGAGGCAGAGTGTTGCAGAGGTATCGAGCATTTGGAACTTTGGGGTGACGCTGTCAAATGGGGTTCCGAGTTCAAGTTCAATTCTTCGGAGGGGTGTTGCATGGCCTGTAAAAGTATGTGTAGGGGTGAGGATGGGCCTTGTTTGTGCGATTCCTGGGTGTTTTGTGGGAATAAGGAGGCTTGTGGTCCTAGATTTGGTGAGGTATTGTTTCTCTTTGACGTTCAATTTTATATTCGGTTTGATGAAATCTGATACTTGATCTGGTAGGTTCATGTTGCATTGGGCAATCTTCATGTGATGTTGCACAATATCTTGATAACTTGTTATGTATGAATTATTTGTAAGAAGAGGCAACGTCCTGAATACTGGGAAATCTTTTCAGATGATAGGTTGTTTCGTGATTGACCTACATGCAATACCATAATGTGAGCCCAGTTTCTCACCATTTTCTTCTTAGTGGGTGTTTAAACCAAGGCAATGAAAAAGCAAATTTAGAGTGTCAGGAAGTCTATCCCTAAGGGCACTACCACGTTTCCAAGTACATATAGTTTTTGCTCTTCTTATTCTTAACTCTGCCTAACAAGACATCTGATTGCTATAAAACATCTCATACCACTCCCATTTTAATGTTGATACCCAGGCATAATCTGATTGCCAACATACAATGTGCCTGGCTGTTGTCAATGTCTTGAAAAATTGTTTCAACTTCTCCTTCCTGAATTCAATATAGAGGATTTTTGAAAATGGAACTTGTTAATGCCAAAAATCGCACAACAGGCTGGAACGGGAAAGAGTCATCCTAGATAAAAACATGTGTAGAAATTTCAAGTTCTAGAAATTGAATGGAAAAAACATATGTAGAAACTAGATAAAAGAATTTTAGTCGTGTAATTGATCGGTTGGCTTGAAATCTGATCGACCTGACCTTGAGTATTGGTAACATGCATGAGAGGGGCATTGTTTTGTGCTGGACTTTGAGGTGTTGTAATGAATAAAGttagaaatgataattatagCTCTTATGAATATAATAGACATATATGCTTATACACATGCGTCCAGGGACTTCAACAAGCCTGATTCTCAGATCTTTGTCTTTATGTTCTTGCTCTTAGTGCTGGTTGAAGAAACAGAAAGATACATTGGATCCAAATCTGCGAGACTCAGGGGATCAAGTCATGTGGACTTCTGGGCTTATCTTTGGAAAAGGAAATGTACGTTATTTTGCGAACATCATTTAAATTGTTATTACAGTGTCTGAGATTTTACATTATTGCAGATAAACATAACTTGATACATATAGTCCTCGCAGATTACCTTGATGACATGGATCTGGGCTCATTTCATGTACAGTTACTGGTTGATgaacatatatttaaaaaaaaaaaaattgattgattACTTATcagggaaagggaaaaaaatggtAATTCAGCATTTAGAGGCTATcagaaagaaatgaaaggaagaaaATTAGTTACTAGATTCTTCAGGAGTAATAGAGCAGTTATTGACTTTCACTTTTTTTGAGATTATATTTTTTGGCTCCATCAAACAGGCTGAAACATCACTGATTTCAACATGATGGTGATTGTTTCaaagataatttttatttataaagctTTTTATCAAAGCCATCCTTGGTTTCTTATATCAAACCAAGATGCtcagttttgtttattttgaaatttactcTGGCTTATATTGAGCCACAGTTTGTAGCTGAGAACCCATCATTAACTACCTAGTAAAACTTAGATACCTGATTATTGACCATATTGAGGAGCTCTTCATCTCTGACTATGAATTCAAGAAATCTAAGAATCAtcttattttttcataattttagcAAGAGGATTAATAGTTGTTGCATACGCACTTCTCTATTTTCATATCATCAGTTAGTTATCCTTTTACATGACTTGACAAGCAATGCCATTATTTCACCTGTAAAAAGACTAGATTGCTCTATCCACAACTAATTCTTCAATTTTATGGTGTTCGAACAAGtctgtaacttttttttttaccaataaaaaaaaagtcttaactttttattaatgttcatattAGTCGGTGTagaatcatttttctttccccGTATATAATgtctctttcatttttccttgTAGGGTATTGTTGGCTTGAAAACTGGATATGGGATTATTCACATCAAAGTAAGTGCTATCTATTCTGGTTAAGGTTCCTGGTATTTTTGTATGGTCCTCTGCATGGGTAGTATTACTATATAGCCAATGCTAATTATACATGCAAGTTTATTGAATGAGTTTCTGTTTCTTTATTGTACTCTGGTGCTTCAACACAATGTGCCTCTTAATGTTTACTGTTGAATCACGGCGAGCAACACTGTGTAGTAtggttttaatattattttaaacttCAGATTATATGACACGATATTGTTTGTTTGAGTAAACATTGATCTGATCACAACAATTTTAAGCAGATTTTGTTATCATTGTTAATGCTACGAGGTAATGTCCACAAAAGCATGATTTTTTCCCTCTTCTTGCTATGTTTCTTTACTGTGCTCTTTTATCGCGGGCAACTGCTCTGACGACTTCAATATTTATATTACTTGAGCACCCTCTATTTGCCTAAAAGACTGGGAAAATAAAGAGGGTGCGAACTTGTAAATGTTTGGCCCCAAATTTCTGTGGAATCTACAGTTTTGTTTCCTTTATGTTGTCACCTTGATGACAAACAGGAGCGTTAAACTTTATGTGTTTG is a window from the Carya illinoinensis cultivar Pawnee chromosome 14, C.illinoinensisPawnee_v1, whole genome shotgun sequence genome containing:
- the LOC122294477 gene encoding uncharacterized protein LOC122294477 — encoded protein: MGRRQTDSELGRCAPLLLFLMGTISCCMVYVCLSLVFNKPNTVSTISSSSYSSSEVFENEGQDGGEAECCRGIEHLELWGDAVKWGSEFKFNSSEGCCMACKSMCRGEDGPCLCDSWVFCGNKEACGPRFGECWLKKQKDTLDPNLRDSGDQVMWTSGLIFGKGNGIVGLKTGYGIIHIKLFPDCAPHSVSYILELLALHHCAGCQFYRVESRGRSWDSQGNHIENAPFGPPFAVVQGTLEAYGTIFEDIPREECPSIRRGSVAWVGSGPEFFISLANHNEWRKAYTVFGSVLPEDMEILEKIVHLPTKPEVWSNINVSVLEKPVAFRFQRIKTSLETQI